Proteins encoded in a region of the Geobacillus genomosp. 3 genome:
- the rpe gene encoding ribulose-phosphate 3-epimerase yields MIRIAPSILSADFARLAEEIRSVEEGGADWIHVDVMDGHFVPNLTLGPPIVAAIRPVTKLPLDVHLMITDPDRYIPAFAEAGADLISVHVEACMHLHRTIHFIKEQGVKAGVVLNPHTPVDMIRHVIADVDLVLLMTVNPGFGGQAFIPAVVPKIREVARMADEQNKAVDIEVDGGINAKTAPLCVEAGANVLVAGSAIYNKADRAAAIRALREACAK; encoded by the coding sequence ATGATTCGGATTGCGCCATCGATTTTATCGGCCGATTTTGCCCGCTTGGCCGAAGAGATTCGTTCTGTGGAAGAAGGTGGGGCCGACTGGATTCATGTGGATGTGATGGACGGACACTTTGTGCCGAACTTGACGCTCGGTCCGCCGATTGTCGCCGCCATTCGTCCGGTGACAAAGCTGCCGTTGGACGTCCATTTAATGATCACGGATCCAGACCGGTATATTCCGGCATTTGCTGAGGCCGGGGCTGATCTCATTTCCGTCCATGTCGAGGCGTGTATGCATTTGCACCGGACGATTCACTTTATTAAAGAACAAGGCGTCAAGGCCGGGGTTGTGTTAAACCCGCATACGCCTGTTGACATGATCCGCCATGTCATCGCCGATGTCGATCTTGTCCTATTGATGACGGTCAACCCAGGTTTTGGCGGACAGGCGTTTATTCCGGCTGTTGTGCCGAAAATCCGCGAGGTCGCCCGGATGGCTGATGAGCAAAACAAAGCGGTTGACATCGAGGTGGATGGCGGCATCAACGCGAAAACGGCGCCGCTTTGCGTCGAAGCCGGAGCGAATGTGCTTGTTGCCGGGTCGGCCATTTACAATAAAGCGGACCGGGCGGCGGCCATTCGCGCCCTTCGCGAAGCGTGCGCCAAGTAG
- the rsgA gene encoding ribosome small subunit-dependent GTPase A — translation MAEGQIIKALSGFYYVLSEGNVFQCRGRGVFRKQKVTPLVGDRVVFTATSETEGYILDIRERQNELIRPPVANVEQAILVFSAVSPDFSAKLLDRFLVLIESKEIAPVIVISKMDLLDGEGKETIARYVHDYRRIGYEVIETSAVTRGGLDELATLLYGRISVFAGQSGVGKSSLLNALCPDLQLKTGDISTHLGRGKHTTRHVELLEVAGGLVADTPGFSALEFDEIELDELPNYFPEFRAYGEGCKFRGCLHIAEPKCAVREAAAAGDIAPYRYDHYLSFVAEMKERKPRY, via the coding sequence ATGGCAGAAGGACAAATCATTAAAGCGCTGAGCGGATTTTATTATGTCTTGTCCGAGGGCAATGTGTTTCAATGTCGCGGGCGCGGTGTGTTCCGCAAGCAAAAAGTAACGCCGCTTGTCGGCGATCGCGTTGTCTTTACAGCGACAAGCGAGACGGAAGGCTATATTTTGGACATTCGCGAGCGGCAAAATGAACTCATACGGCCGCCGGTCGCCAACGTCGAGCAGGCGATTTTAGTCTTTTCGGCCGTAAGCCCGGACTTTAGCGCCAAGCTACTCGACCGCTTTCTCGTCTTAATTGAATCGAAAGAAATTGCCCCGGTTATCGTCATTAGCAAAATGGATTTGCTTGATGGCGAGGGGAAAGAAACGATCGCCCGCTATGTGCACGATTACCGGCGCATCGGCTATGAGGTGATTGAGACGTCGGCCGTCACCAGAGGCGGTCTTGATGAGCTGGCGACGCTTCTTTACGGCCGCATTTCCGTTTTCGCCGGGCAGTCGGGCGTCGGCAAGTCATCGCTGTTAAACGCGCTCTGCCCGGATTTGCAGCTAAAAACAGGCGATATTTCCACCCATTTAGGGCGCGGCAAGCATACGACCCGCCACGTGGAGCTGCTTGAGGTGGCCGGCGGGCTTGTCGCCGACACTCCGGGGTTTAGCGCCCTCGAGTTTGACGAGATTGAACTTGACGAACTACCAAACTATTTTCCGGAATTTCGTGCATACGGGGAAGGGTGCAAGTTCCGCGGCTGCCTTCACATCGCCGAACCGAAATGCGCGGTGCGCGAAGCGGCGGCGGCCGGGGATATTGCTCCGTACCGCTATGATCATTATTTAAGTTTTGTCGCTGAAATGAAAGAACGAAAGCCGAGGTATTGA
- the def gene encoding peptide deformylase yields MSVLPIITYPAPVLEQPCAPVTAFDRELARLLDDMYETMLAADGVGLAAPQVGIAKQIAVVDVGDEHGRIELINPVIMETRGEQIDVEGCLSFPGLFGEVPRAKFVNVRAQNRRGRPFTLAATGFLARALQHEIDHLHGVLFTTKVIRYCDLKELEG; encoded by the coding sequence TTGTCTGTATTGCCGATTATCACCTATCCTGCCCCGGTTTTGGAACAGCCGTGTGCGCCGGTGACGGCGTTTGACCGAGAACTCGCCCGGCTGCTTGACGATATGTATGAAACGATGCTGGCTGCCGACGGGGTCGGCCTGGCCGCACCGCAAGTCGGTATCGCCAAACAGATTGCCGTTGTTGATGTCGGTGATGAGCACGGCCGGATCGAACTCATCAATCCGGTTATTATGGAGACGCGCGGCGAACAAATTGATGTCGAAGGCTGTTTGAGCTTTCCCGGCCTGTTTGGCGAAGTGCCGCGCGCGAAATTTGTGAACGTGCGGGCGCAAAACCGGCGCGGCCGTCCGTTTACGCTCGCCGCAACCGGCTTTTTGGCGCGCGCCTTGCAGCATGAAATCGACCATTTGCACGGTGTGCTGTTTACAACGAAAGTGATCCGCTACTGCGATCTTAAAGAATTGGAAGGATAG
- the fmt gene encoding methionyl-tRNA formyltransferase, whose product MTNIVFMGTPDFAVPVLRQLLDDGYHVTAVVTQPDKPKGRKRVPVPPPVKVEAQKYGIPVLQPTKIREPEQYEQVLAFAPDLIVTAAFGQILPKALLAAPKYGCINVHASLLPELRGGAPIHYAIWQGKEKTGVTIMYMAEKLDAGDMLAQVEVPIHETDTVGTLHDKLSAAGAKLLSETLPLLLAGKIAPVPQEEEKATYAPNIRREQEQIDWTQPGETIYNHIRAFRPWPVTYTTHDGNVWKIWWGEKVPAISSAPPGTILSLEEDGIVVATGNETAIKITELQPAGKKRMTASEFLRGAGSRLAAGMKLGEDNERT is encoded by the coding sequence ATGACGAACATTGTGTTTATGGGAACGCCGGACTTTGCGGTGCCGGTTTTACGGCAGCTGCTTGATGACGGTTATCACGTTACGGCCGTTGTCACCCAGCCGGACAAGCCGAAGGGGCGAAAGCGCGTACCCGTTCCACCCCCGGTTAAGGTTGAGGCGCAAAAGTACGGCATCCCGGTGCTGCAGCCGACGAAAATTCGCGAGCCAGAACAGTATGAACAAGTGCTGGCGTTTGCACCTGATTTGATCGTGACGGCGGCGTTCGGGCAAATTTTGCCGAAAGCACTGCTTGCGGCGCCGAAATACGGTTGCATCAATGTCCATGCCTCGCTTCTTCCCGAGCTGCGGGGCGGAGCGCCGATCCATTACGCCATTTGGCAAGGGAAAGAGAAAACAGGCGTCACGATTATGTATATGGCGGAAAAGCTTGACGCGGGCGACATGTTGGCGCAAGTCGAGGTGCCAATTCATGAAACGGATACCGTAGGCACACTGCATGATAAATTAAGCGCCGCCGGGGCTAAACTATTATCAGAAACGCTCCCGCTTTTATTGGCAGGTAAAATCGCGCCTGTTCCACAAGAGGAAGAGAAAGCGACATATGCCCCGAATATCCGGCGCGAACAAGAGCAGATTGACTGGACACAGCCCGGCGAGACGATTTACAACCATATTCGCGCCTTCCGCCCGTGGCCGGTCACGTATACGACGCATGACGGGAACGTTTGGAAAATCTGGTGGGGCGAAAAAGTGCCGGCGATCAGTTCGGCGCCGCCGGGCACGATTTTATCGCTTGAAGAAGACGGCATCGTCGTCGCCACCGGCAATGAGACCGCCATTAAAATTACCGAACTGCAGCCGGCCGGCAAAAAGCGGATGACCGCCAGCGAGTTTTTGCGCGGCGCCGGCAGCCGGCTGGCGGCCGGCATGAAGCTAGGAGAGGACAATGAACGTACGTGA
- the spoVM gene encoding stage V sporulation protein SpoVM codes for MKFYTIKLPKFLGGIVRAMLNAFKKG; via the coding sequence ATGAAGTTTTATACAATTAAGCTGCCGAAGTTTTTAGGCGGGATTGTGCGGGCGATGTTGAACGCATTTAAAAAAGGATAA
- a CDS encoding Stp1/IreP family PP2C-type Ser/Thr phosphatase, producing the protein MRAVFRTDIGQIREHNEDNGGVFANQDGQYLAVVADGMGGHRAGDVASAMAVAHLQEQWEQAPSVSSPAEAEQWLKEHIEAANERLFRHALSHPECQGMGTTVVGAICAGPFATIAHIGDSRCYLLNQNGIQQLTDDHSLVNELVKSGQISKEDAEYHPRKNVLLRALGTEPVVKIDVKTVSIDDGDMLLLCSDGLSNKVPEADIIHILAGSGTLEEKAAALIDLANGRGGEDNISLAVIDFSAERESG; encoded by the coding sequence ATGCGAGCCGTTTTCCGAACGGATATCGGGCAGATTCGCGAGCATAATGAGGACAACGGGGGCGTATTTGCCAACCAGGACGGCCAATATTTAGCCGTTGTCGCCGATGGGATGGGGGGACACCGGGCCGGCGATGTGGCGAGCGCCATGGCAGTGGCGCATTTGCAAGAACAGTGGGAGCAAGCGCCAAGCGTTTCTTCGCCGGCCGAGGCGGAGCAGTGGTTGAAAGAGCATATCGAGGCCGCGAACGAACGCCTGTTTCGCCATGCGCTTTCCCATCCGGAATGCCAAGGGATGGGAACGACGGTCGTCGGCGCGATTTGCGCCGGCCCGTTTGCTACGATTGCCCATATCGGCGACAGCCGCTGCTATTTATTGAATCAAAACGGGATTCAACAGCTGACGGATGATCACTCCCTTGTCAATGAGCTTGTCAAAAGTGGGCAAATTTCCAAGGAAGATGCGGAGTACCATCCGCGCAAAAATGTGCTCCTGCGGGCGCTCGGCACCGAGCCGGTGGTGAAGATTGATGTCAAAACCGTCTCCATTGATGACGGCGATATGCTTCTTTTATGTTCTGACGGGCTATCAAACAAAGTACCGGAGGCGGACATCATACATATTTTGGCAGGCAGCGGCACACTTGAAGAGAAGGCCGCAGCGCTCATCGATTTAGCAAACGGGCGGGGCGGGGAAGATAACATTTCGCTGGCGGTCATCGATTTTTCAGCGGAACGTGAAAGTGGGTGA
- a CDS encoding thiamine diphosphokinase, with amino-acid sequence MVIHIVGGGPRGLLPDLRSYDGKDVRWVGVDRGTAALLEAGLRPVRAFGDFDSLPGEDVARLQQMLPDLDIWPAEKDKTDMEIALDWAVEQTARCIRLFGATGGRLDHLFGNVELLLKYAGRLIEIVDRQNVLTVHLPGTYTVMHDARYRYVSYIPVSEMVTGLTLIGFKYPLTNCHISRGSTLCISNELIQSSGTFSFSEGILMMIRSSDVSCP; translated from the coding sequence ATGGTCATCCATATCGTCGGCGGCGGCCCGCGCGGGCTTCTCCCTGACTTGCGCTCTTATGACGGGAAGGACGTGCGCTGGGTCGGCGTCGATCGCGGCACAGCGGCGTTGCTTGAAGCCGGTCTTCGGCCGGTGCGTGCGTTTGGCGACTTCGATTCGCTGCCGGGCGAAGACGTTGCCAGGCTGCAGCAGATGTTGCCCGATCTTGACATATGGCCGGCGGAAAAGGACAAAACGGATATGGAGATCGCCCTTGACTGGGCGGTTGAACAGACGGCCCGCTGCATCCGCTTGTTCGGTGCGACCGGCGGGCGGCTTGATCATTTGTTTGGCAATGTCGAGCTGCTGTTGAAATACGCCGGCCGGCTCATTGAAATCGTCGACCGGCAAAACGTGCTGACCGTTCATCTGCCTGGCACGTATACGGTGATGCATGACGCGCGGTACCGCTACGTATCGTACATCCCGGTTTCTGAAATGGTGACAGGACTCACGCTCATCGGATTTAAATATCCGTTAACAAACTGTCATATTTCCCGCGGCTCCACACTATGTATTAGTAACGAACTTATCCAATCTTCCGGTACTTTTTCGTTTTCTGAAGGCATATTAATGATGATAAGGAGCAGCGATGTCAGCTGCCCGTAG
- a CDS encoding Asp23/Gls24 family envelope stress response protein, producing the protein MSIEWQTKYGRIEIANDVIAMIAGGAAVDCYGIVGMASKNQIRDGLSEILRRENFSKGVIVREENGEVHIDMYIIVSYGTKISEVAHNVQSKVRYTLDQTLGLAVQSINIYVQGVRVTNP; encoded by the coding sequence ATGTCGATCGAATGGCAAACAAAATACGGGCGCATTGAAATCGCTAATGACGTCATTGCCATGATTGCGGGGGGAGCGGCCGTCGACTGTTACGGCATTGTTGGAATGGCGTCCAAAAACCAAATCCGCGACGGGTTATCGGAAATTTTGCGCCGCGAAAACTTCTCCAAAGGGGTCATCGTCCGGGAGGAAAACGGCGAAGTGCATATCGATATGTACATCATCGTCAGCTATGGGACGAAAATTTCCGAGGTTGCCCATAACGTACAGTCAAAAGTGAGGTATACGCTCGATCAAACGCTCGGATTGGCGGTTCAGTCGATCAACATTTACGTTCAAGGGGTTCGGGTGACGAATCCGTAG
- the rsmB gene encoding 16S rRNA (cytosine(967)-C(5))-methyltransferase RsmB — protein MNVRELALDTLLAIEQKGAYSHLQLNDAIRKGRLDGRDAALLTEIVYGTVQRRDTLDYYLAPFLRKARRLELWVRVLLRLTLYQMVYLDRVPDRAAIFEAVEIAKRRGHRGIASLVNGVLRTIGREGLPSLDAIIDSEKRLAVATSHPEWLVRRWIKQYGLEETARMCETNLRPPPSTARVNRLRATVEEALDRLRAEGMEAVPGLVAPDAVRAAKGNLAHTETFRSGWLTIQDESSMLVARALDPSPGERVLDCCAAPGGKTTHIAERMDGRGEVVAVDVHEHKVKLIEQQAQRLGLGCITALALDSRRLGERFAPESFDRILVDAPCTGFGVIRRKPEIKYTKGKDDVAALIEVQQAILRAAAPLLKKGGTLVYSTCTIEREENEEAIARFLADHPDFSLDDRLAERMPDAVRPHVQAGMLQLLPHYFDSDGFFIARLRKKVQ, from the coding sequence ATGAACGTACGTGAACTTGCGCTGGATACGTTATTGGCTATTGAACAAAAAGGAGCCTACAGCCATCTGCAGTTGAATGACGCCATCCGGAAAGGGCGCCTTGACGGGCGCGATGCGGCGCTGCTGACGGAGATCGTATACGGCACCGTGCAGCGGCGCGATACGCTCGACTATTATTTAGCGCCATTTTTGCGCAAGGCGCGCCGGTTGGAGCTATGGGTGCGCGTGCTTCTCCGGTTGACGTTGTACCAAATGGTGTATTTGGACCGCGTCCCGGATCGCGCCGCCATCTTTGAAGCGGTGGAAATCGCCAAGCGCCGCGGCCATCGCGGCATCGCTTCGCTCGTCAACGGCGTCTTGCGCACGATCGGCCGCGAGGGGCTGCCTTCGCTTGATGCGATTATCGATTCCGAAAAGCGGCTCGCCGTCGCCACGAGCCACCCGGAATGGCTTGTCCGGCGCTGGATCAAGCAATATGGTCTGGAGGAGACGGCGCGCATGTGCGAGACAAACTTGCGTCCACCGCCATCGACCGCCCGCGTCAATCGGCTGCGGGCGACGGTGGAGGAGGCGCTTGACCGGCTGCGTGCTGAAGGCATGGAGGCTGTTCCCGGCCTTGTCGCCCCGGACGCCGTCCGCGCGGCAAAAGGGAACTTGGCGCATACGGAAACGTTTCGCTCCGGCTGGCTGACGATTCAAGATGAAAGCTCGATGCTTGTCGCTCGGGCGCTTGATCCGTCCCCTGGAGAGCGGGTGCTCGACTGCTGCGCGGCACCGGGTGGAAAAACGACCCATATCGCTGAGCGGATGGACGGCCGCGGTGAAGTTGTCGCCGTCGACGTTCACGAGCATAAAGTGAAGCTCATTGAGCAGCAGGCGCAAAGGCTCGGACTTGGCTGCATCACCGCTCTCGCTCTTGACAGCCGCCGGCTCGGCGAGCGGTTTGCCCCTGAGTCGTTTGATCGTATTTTAGTCGATGCGCCGTGCACCGGATTCGGCGTCATCCGCCGCAAACCGGAAATCAAATATACGAAAGGGAAGGATGATGTTGCGGCGCTTATTGAGGTGCAGCAAGCCATTTTGCGGGCGGCCGCCCCGCTGTTGAAAAAAGGCGGCACGCTCGTATACAGCACGTGTACCATCGAGCGCGAGGAAAACGAAGAGGCGATCGCCCGGTTTTTGGCCGATCACCCGGACTTTTCCCTCGACGACCGCCTCGCCGAGCGGATGCCGGATGCGGTGCGCCCTCATGTGCAAGCAGGCATGCTGCAGCTGTTGCCGCATTATTTTGATTCCGACGGGTTTTTTATCGCCCGGTTACGAAAGAAGGTGCAGTAA
- the rlmN gene encoding 23S rRNA (adenine(2503)-C(2))-methyltransferase RlmN, giving the protein MAARRLAGETPLPLPSVYSLTLDEWKEWLAVHGEKPFRATQIYEWLYEKRVTDFAEMTNLPKRLREQLAASFSITTLKTIVKQTSKDGTIKFLFELHDGYSIETVLMRHNYGNSVCVTTQVGCRIGCTFCASTLGGLKRHLEAGEIVAQVVHVQKALDETNERVSSIVVMGIGEPFDNYDALIKFLRIVNHPKGLNIGARHITVSTSGIIPKIYQFADEKMQINFAISLHAPTNELRTKLMPINKAYPLPKLMEAIRYYIEKTGRRVTFEYGLFGGVNDQLEHAEQLAELLKGLKCHVNLIPVNYVPERNYVRTPRSQIFAFERALKEHGINVTIRREHGHDIDAACGQLRAKERKEETR; this is encoded by the coding sequence ATGGCTGCCCGCCGATTGGCGGGGGAAACGCCGCTGCCATTGCCGTCAGTTTATTCGCTCACGCTTGATGAGTGGAAGGAGTGGCTCGCTGTCCATGGTGAGAAACCGTTTCGGGCCACACAAATTTACGAATGGCTGTATGAAAAGCGCGTCACCGATTTTGCCGAGATGACGAACTTGCCGAAGCGGCTGCGCGAACAGCTCGCGGCGTCGTTTTCGATCACGACGCTCAAAACGATCGTCAAGCAAACGTCCAAAGATGGGACGATCAAGTTTTTGTTTGAGCTTCATGACGGCTATTCGATCGAGACCGTGCTCATGCGCCATAACTACGGCAATTCGGTGTGCGTCACAACTCAAGTTGGCTGCCGCATCGGCTGCACGTTTTGCGCGTCGACGCTCGGCGGGCTGAAGCGTCATTTGGAAGCAGGTGAAATTGTCGCCCAAGTCGTACACGTGCAAAAGGCGCTCGATGAGACGAACGAGCGCGTCAGCAGCATTGTTGTGATGGGCATCGGTGAGCCGTTTGACAACTACGATGCGCTCATCAAGTTTTTACGCATCGTCAACCATCCGAAAGGACTGAATATCGGCGCCCGCCATATTACCGTGTCGACAAGCGGGATTATCCCAAAAATTTACCAATTTGCTGACGAAAAGATGCAGATCAATTTCGCCATTTCGCTGCATGCGCCAACAAACGAACTGCGGACAAAGCTGATGCCGATTAATAAGGCGTACCCGTTGCCAAAGCTGATGGAGGCGATCCGGTATTACATTGAAAAAACCGGGCGGCGTGTAACATTTGAATACGGACTGTTCGGCGGGGTGAACGACCAGCTCGAGCATGCCGAGCAACTAGCTGAACTGCTCAAAGGGTTGAAATGCCATGTAAACTTGATTCCGGTCAACTATGTGCCGGAACGCAACTATGTGCGCACGCCGCGCAGCCAAATTTTCGCCTTTGAACGGGCGCTGAAAGAGCATGGGATTAATGTCACCATTCGCCGCGAACACGGACATGACATCGATGCCGCCTGCGGACAGCTTCGCGCGAAGGAGCGAAAAGAAGAGACGAGGTGA
- the pknB gene encoding Stk1 family PASTA domain-containing Ser/Thr kinase: MLIGKRLNDRYKIINLIGGGGMANVYLARDIILERDVAVKVLRLDFANDDQFIRRFRREAQAATSLNHEHIVPIYDVGEEEGIYYIVMEYVRGSTLKQYIQQHAPLPVEQALRIMDQLTSAIAHAHENGIIHRDIKPQNILLDEHGNVKVTDFGIAVAMSGTTITQTNSVLGSVHYLSPEQARGGIATEKSDVYSLGIVMFELVTGRLPFSGESAVSVVLKHLQAETPSPKAWNPEIPQSVENIILKAMAKDPFYRYQSAREMNEDIRTALDPRRRNEAKFMIPDDDEEATKAIPIMKRPESAALEQETLVYEEKTNESVKADDRPKPKRKRAWIAWLAAAVLLLGAAGVSALTWVPGLVFPKDVTMPDVINKDYDEAVEQLSALGLEIQDTIDVEDDTIEEGKVVRTDPEAGMTVKPGAGVVIYKSIGEKKIEFPSFIGDDISAAEEELRAEGFTRITRNGRHSDKPEGTILDQYPYAGDKVVPGETEVMFTVSLGPEKVTLKDLSGYTEKSVRDYGEDQGLRIEIQYEYADEVPEGLVISQTPAANEQVERGETITVVISRGPEPKPSKTVIKEITIPYEPAENGRMVEAQLYIQDANHNMTTPYKTYRLTGPATEIVEFEIPYGETAYYRVIVNNVVKDEGSIPYPGNDGKKE, from the coding sequence GTGCTCATCGGAAAGCGATTGAACGACCGCTATAAAATCATCAACCTTATCGGCGGCGGCGGTATGGCCAATGTGTATTTGGCCCGCGACATCATTTTGGAGCGCGATGTCGCCGTGAAAGTGCTCCGCCTCGATTTTGCCAACGACGACCAATTTATTAGGCGGTTTCGCCGCGAAGCGCAGGCGGCAACGAGCTTAAACCATGAACATATTGTTCCCATTTATGACGTTGGCGAAGAAGAAGGAATCTATTACATTGTCATGGAATATGTACGCGGCTCAACGCTCAAGCAATACATTCAGCAACACGCCCCGCTCCCGGTTGAACAGGCGCTTCGCATCATGGATCAGCTGACCTCGGCGATCGCTCATGCGCATGAGAACGGCATCATCCACCGCGACATTAAACCGCAAAACATTTTGCTCGACGAGCACGGCAATGTGAAAGTGACCGACTTCGGCATCGCCGTGGCGATGAGCGGAACGACGATCACGCAGACGAACTCGGTGCTCGGTTCGGTTCATTATTTGTCGCCGGAGCAGGCGCGCGGCGGTATTGCCACCGAAAAATCAGACGTTTACTCGCTCGGCATCGTCATGTTTGAGCTTGTCACCGGCCGGCTGCCATTTTCCGGCGAATCGGCTGTTTCGGTCGTGCTGAAGCACTTGCAGGCGGAAACACCGTCGCCGAAGGCGTGGAATCCGGAGATTCCGCAAAGTGTAGAAAACATTATTTTAAAAGCGATGGCGAAAGATCCATTTTACCGCTATCAATCGGCGCGCGAAATGAACGAGGATATCCGGACGGCGCTTGACCCGAGACGGCGCAATGAGGCGAAATTTATGATTCCCGATGATGACGAGGAAGCGACGAAAGCCATTCCGATTATGAAACGGCCGGAAAGCGCGGCGCTGGAGCAGGAGACGCTTGTTTATGAAGAAAAGACGAATGAATCGGTGAAAGCGGACGACAGGCCGAAGCCGAAACGGAAGCGGGCTTGGATCGCCTGGCTTGCCGCCGCCGTGTTGTTGTTAGGCGCAGCTGGCGTGAGCGCGCTCACTTGGGTTCCCGGCCTCGTCTTTCCGAAAGACGTGACAATGCCCGACGTCATCAATAAAGATTATGATGAAGCGGTTGAACAGCTGTCGGCGCTCGGTTTGGAAATTCAAGATACGATCGATGTGGAAGATGATACAATAGAAGAAGGGAAAGTCGTGCGCACCGACCCGGAAGCCGGCATGACGGTGAAGCCGGGGGCCGGCGTCGTCATCTATAAGAGCATCGGGGAAAAGAAAATCGAGTTTCCGAGCTTTATCGGCGACGATATTTCTGCTGCCGAGGAGGAGCTGCGCGCGGAAGGGTTCACCCGCATTACGCGCAACGGCCGCCATAGCGATAAGCCGGAAGGGACGATTTTGGATCAATATCCGTATGCCGGCGATAAAGTCGTGCCCGGTGAAACCGAAGTGATGTTCACCGTCAGCCTCGGTCCGGAAAAAGTAACGCTCAAAGACTTGAGCGGCTATACAGAAAAAAGTGTGCGCGATTACGGTGAAGATCAAGGGTTGCGCATCGAAATACAATATGAGTACGCCGATGAAGTGCCGGAAGGGCTTGTCATCTCGCAAACCCCGGCCGCGAACGAGCAGGTGGAAAGAGGCGAGACAATTACGGTCGTCATTTCCCGCGGTCCGGAGCCGAAGCCGTCCAAAACGGTCATTAAAGAAATCACGATCCCGTACGAGCCGGCGGAAAACGGACGAATGGTCGAGGCCCAGCTTTACATTCAAGATGCGAATCATAATATGACAACGCCATATAAAACATACCGGCTGACAGGTCCGGCAACGGAGATCGTCGAGTTTGAAATCCCATATGGAGAGACGGCGTATTATCGCGTCATTGTCAACAATGTTGTCAAGGATGAAGGGTCGATTCCATACCCGGGAAACGATGGAAAAAAGGAGTGA
- the rpmB gene encoding 50S ribosomal protein L28 has product MAKCFVTGKKKSFGNTRSHAMNANRRTWKANLQKVRILVDGKPKRVWVSARALKSGKIKRV; this is encoded by the coding sequence ATGGCGAAATGCTTTGTCACCGGCAAGAAAAAATCGTTCGGCAACACGCGTTCGCACGCTATGAATGCCAACCGCCGCACATGGAAAGCCAACTTGCAAAAAGTGCGCATTTTAGTCGACGGCAAACCGAAACGCGTCTGGGTTTCGGCACGCGCACTGAAATCCGGGAAAATTAAACGCGTCTAA